In a single window of the Coffea eugenioides isolate CCC68of chromosome 3, Ceug_1.0, whole genome shotgun sequence genome:
- the LOC113766326 gene encoding uncharacterized protein LOC113766326, with translation MARTKRQKINGNTLVDQPEDIVENQIHIEEPNSTNEENADENSQRKTRGPTYMTEIWGKPSSCHRYKVRFDKDSEPVGKNKSKFAEFLGTIARNGKYAPIDVTDWREMTTDKKQDMLVLVKEKFRLPPGADFWTLKSIGKKWRNWKSALKAKYYNPNESIESQINNRDQRILKDQWRNLLAYWSLEETKMKKLGHLPSRVDMFEHCYTDSNGNPGNDDVATTLVTLKEKVSQLPPGSNDDVGRDDTFAQVFREDKNGRVRMYGLGVTPSDKWGNAPSRSTCQRIVMEQKAAISKMEEKFAEQDQQLKDQAKELTELKAMEGDWVDIVSLLDPTKYLAIGCLQGIDPSKVVGGQSLGPCWCEILVQIVVERSEQLIRPYGLLQTIEDALGAPIAWPLKLVKIHED, from the exons ATGGCAAGGACTAAAAGACAGAAGATTAATGGAAATACACTTGTTGATCAACCCGAGGATATAGTTGAAAATCAGATTCACATTGAGGAACCTAATTCTACAA ATGAAGAAAATGCAGATGAAAATTCACAAAGAAAAACTAGAGGGCCAACATATATGACAGAAATATGGGGTAAACCTAGTAGTTGTCATCGGTACAAAGTTAGATTTGATAAGGATAGTGAGCCTGTTGGTAAGAACAAGTCCAAATTTGCTGAGTTCTTAGGAACAATAGCAAGAAATGGAAAGTATGCTCCTATAGACGTGACAGATTGGCGTGAAATGACAACTGATAAGAAGCAAGACATGCTTGTACTAGTGAAG GAAAAATTTCGTCTTCCTCCAGGTGCAGATTTCTGGACTTTGAAATCTATTggcaaaaaatggagaaattgGAAATCAGCTTTAAAGGCAAAATATTACAATCCAAATGAATCCATTGAGAGTCAAATTAACAATAGGGATCAACGGATCTTGAAAGATCAGTGGAGAAATCTTCTGGCTTATTGGAGCTTAGAGGAAACAAAG ATGAAAAAATTAGGTCATCTTCCATCACGAGTTGACATGTTCGAACACTGTTATACTGACTCAAATGGAAACCCGGGAAATGATGACGTTGCAACTACATTGGTGA CTTTGAAAGAAAAAGTTAGCCAACTTCCTCCTGGTTCTAATGATGATGTTGGTCGTGATGATACATTCGCCCAAGTATTTAGGGAAGATAAGAATGGACGTGTGCGCATGTATGGTCTAGGTGTGACACCATCAGACAAATGGGGTAATGCACCTAGTCGCAGCACTTGTCAGCGTATTGTTATGGAGCAAAAGGCAGCAATTTCTAAGATGGAAGAAAAATTTGCTGAACAAGATCAGCAGCTTAAAGACCAAGCCAAAGAACTTACAGAGCTCAAAGCAATG GAAGGTGATTGGGTGGATATTGTCAGTTTGCTTGATCCAACAAAATATCTAGCTATTGGTTGCCTCCAAGGAATTGATCCTTCTAAAGTTGTTGGCGGACAATCATTAGGACCATGTTGGTGTGAAATACTAGTACAAATTGTGGTGGAACGCAGCGAACAATTGATTAGGCCTTATGGGCTCTTGCAGACAATTGAAGATGCACTTGGTGCACCGATTGCTTGGCCACTGAAATTG GTAAAGATTCATGAGGATTGA